TTGAGAAAGGGTCCATTGAGAGAAAGGCTGAGTGAATACGTCCAAGAATGAGGATACTTTGAGATTAGAGGAAGATAAAGAGAGTACTGCCAAAAGAGAAGAATTGTGATGAAAAATAAGAGAtggttaaaaacaaaagggaataTGTTTTACAGATGACCAATagtaacatgaaaagatgctcaacatcgctaattattagagaaatgcaaatcaaaactatgagttacctcacaccagtcagaatggccatcattaaaaaatccacaaataataaatactggagagggtgtggagaaaagggagtcctcctacactgttggtgggagtataattttgttcagccactatggaaaacagtatggaggtttcttaaaaaactaaaaatagttaccatatgatccagcaatcccacttctgggcctgtatctgaagaaaactctaattcgaaaagatacatgcaccttaatgttcatagcagcaatatttacaatagccaagacatggaaacaacctaaatgttcatcaacagatgaacagataaagaagttgtggtatatatatgtacaatggaatactactcagtgataaaaaagaatgacataatactatttgcagcaacatgaatggacctagagattatcatgctaagggaagtcagacagagaaagacaaatatcacatattacttatatatggaatctttttaaaaaatgatacaaatgaacttatttacaaaacagaaacagactcacagacatagaaaataaacttactgttactaaaggggaaggggagggatagataaattaggaatttgggattagcagatacaaactactatatttatatgtaaaatagataaacaataaggcccTACTGTTTACATCTtgcagtaatctataatgaaaaagaatatatacatatgtataactgaatcactaagctgtacatcagaaaccaacacaacattgtaaaacaactatacttcaataaaaaaaggagtATGTTTAAGAAGTTTTGTTAAGTAACCCCACCCCTCATTTCCTCCCAAAATACGCAGAAAAATctacatatttttcaaaattttgaagatggaattttgggggtggggtagggagaggtGCAGCAACATGAGACTGGCTTCATAGAACAGGGAGACCCAAGGAGGCTGAGTTACGCTGGGGTGATATGAGCAATATGTAAGATGATACAGGGAAGTacttggcacatggtaagcaACCAATAAACATAAATGCTCTTAATTTTGAGGGAGAGGAAAGTGAAgttcaaataatttaaatgttgCACAAGGTCACCATGCTAGTAACTTTggtttaatgtttttttctctaACCATATTGCCTCTTAACTTACACTAATGATGTAGAATCAGTAAGTGACATCCTTGAATAAACTGACTGCACATTTACAAGACTGCAAATGTAAGACgactttttgttttaagaaaacaaatacacaaatgaaGTAGGTGGCATCATCATGGTCTTATTTGTTATCTTATTATTTGCCCTGGTATGGAGCTTTACAGGCTGATACTTTGACTTTATTTCCAGGTCTTCATCAACTGGATCATTCTAGTTCTAAAATCTGTTATCTGTAAGCCTCATCTAGGAGCTACTGCTCTGCTGTATCATATGGCAGCTCCTTGCCTCTataattttgttcctttttaatgTGATGTGCCATCAAGTACAGTGCATGGGAAATAAACCTCAATCATTGTTGGTGAACTTGAAGACTCATACCAATTATAGTGATATTGCTCTGACAGGTGCCAGGAGAGCTGCAGCTTGAAGTTCCTTAACACTGAGAAACAAAGATATTTTCTTTATGGGAAATGTTCTAACAGCATTTGAAATCCTTTAGTGTAAAactattcttttctaaaaaaaatttagttatgGCAATTTATGTGTTTTATAGCACATGCATTTAATTTATATTGTTATAATATACTTTAGAATATACTAATTATAGTAAAACTTTTTTCCTTATGACTTGCATAGGTGGAAGACATGCTGTTTCAAAGCAGATTCACTCAGCAAAAACACTAGCCTTTGTTACCTTCTTTGGCTCTTAGTTTACTTCATTAtaactctccttccttctctgacttctttaattatttcctttctgtcgcctatttttctcttattggATTAAATTCAAAATGGTTTTACCCTTTTTGAAACTTTCAACAAATAGAAGGAAAAGAACCCCTATCTGACCTAATTTCCGCAGACTTCTTTGCCTTCTAACTCTGGATAGACAGTTTCGGCCTCTTCAACGTTCCCTCCCAACACCTGAAGAAAGAACATTGCTCTTTAACTTGTACTGTTTTATTTGAGTGCAACCCACTTCCTCCCTCTGAGCCAAtgagtcattttctctttttaaagcaaGCCTTAAAAATCTTCCATTTCTCTTCAGTTTAAAATTATTCTCTTTGTAAAGTACTTCATGTCCTGTGTATGAAAGATACCCTATAAAACAGAGAAGACTGCCTTAACCATTCAAGGACTACAGACAATGCATGACCTACCAagactttaaaattttgagtTAACTGgacatcatttattttctttctaatggAAGCAAGGCATATAGTCTCTTTTGTTCACTAGTGAATGCCTAGAATCCTAATACATAGtagattttcaataaatacatattgaatgaataaatgattgaattcctcctcctcagtcttttaaaaatgcttaatacCATTTGGGACTTAATACTTTTCACATTGGAATCTCCTGTAATTAAgtagaaaatattcataaaaggGTATTGAAAAGTGAGAAGTATATCAAACTGCAGAAGAGAAAGCAATACTTTTAGGGTTAGTTTAGAAAATGCCTAAAGAGAGATACACATTCATTTCAGTACAATTTACAGAATTTATGAAATCATATCAAATATCTTTTAATATATATGTCAATGACTGATTTATCTGCTGCTAAATGATGTAGTGACTCAgttttaaagaaacagaattttgaattgcAACAGTCAGGGTAATAATTGATTTAAGCAAAAATCttcaatggatgctaaaaccaGTGGGTGAAAGCTTATTGCAGTACACGATATTTACACAAGTCTCAAGGTATCACTCCACaaattacttattaattacaaaggggaaaaggtCTTTTACAACAGAGAAATCTTGTGAATGCCATTTTAATCACATGATTAAACTTAACATCACTAAAAATGGGACAAACTGCCATAGTGGGCCTCCTGATACGATATATGGAAAAGGCCGTAATATCACTTACATAGTTTTCTTGTCGAAagtgtttaacattttaaataatgagaaaaaaaaccaACACCAAAATGAGAGACATTCTGAAAAACAGTTGGTCTATGCTCTTCCAAAATGTCAGTGTCACAAAAGTCTAACAAAGGTTGAGGAGCTGTTCTGATTAAAGGAATCTAAAGAGATATGACAACTACATAGATTGCATGGTCCTCAATTGATCctgaatcaaaaataaaacaaaaaacccaacaaccaTAAAGGATATTATTAGAACTGGAGACAACTGAATATAACTGTATATTAGATAAGTAGTATGCCAATGTCAAATTTCCTGCTATGCTAATTATATTGTGGTTATATAGGAGAATGGTCTTGTCTCAGAAGAGATATGCTGAAGTATTAAGAGGTGAGGTGTCATAATGTCTGCAAATAGTTCTCAATggttcaggggaaaaaaactctcaaaaggttcacaaaaaatatgtatgtatatatatttgagcatgtgtgtgtatgtttgtatatagAGAATTTTACACACActtgcatacacacacagagaaaaacgtggcaaaatgttaacaattgatGAAAATAGGCAAATGATATTTGTGTATTCATTGTGCTAGTCATGCAACTTTTCTCTGGTTAAAAATTGTTCTAAATAGgcaggagggtatagttcaagtggtagagtgcatgcttagtatgcatgaggtcctggattcaatccccagtacttcctctaagaatagataaataaataaacctaattacttcacccctaccaaaaaaaaaaaagattaaaaaattattctaaataaaaattattttaaaagatctttaaaaaagCAACACATAGATTCAGGGTTATTTTGATTGCTAATTCAGatacaaaaatgttcaaaatttttGGTGGTAGCAACTAATCTTTCTTCAAATTTTCCATTTCAGTGTTCTACTTTAGCTCTCTTTGTCTTTCTACTCACTGCCATCTTTCAAGCAGAGCCATCAATATGTATGTTATGTGCACAACTACTTCAACAAATTATGAATATGCCTAGTGTGGACTGAAATTCTGTTTCTTCAAATAGGAGACTTCTGTCACAGGACCTGTTATAAATATATGTCATGTATATCCTGTAGAGAGCCTGCTTTTTTGTGTTTAGGCTAACAGCTTATCAGTACAATAGAAACCATTCATGTATCTggaatataagcttttatttccCTAGGATCTTTTTCTTACTGTCCTCCTATATCCTGTCAGTCCTAGACAGAAAGGAACCCAAAGTATCTCTGAAAATGGTTAAACTCTTGCTTTGTTTTATAAAGTAGAGAAAAATAGGTTCTGGATAATAAATGAGTGATATTTGCAATTATGAATATGCACTGCACAGTAAAGTGATTTGTGATATCCTTGTGCCCACATCAAGACTGatcattttagaattatttcctatTCTATACTCTAACCCTTTTGATATTAACCTTTGTGAAATACAAAAGCAAAATGTTGCAGCTTACGTCATAGTTGCTCCTGGATCGGCAGTCATTTGATTGGTCACAAACACAGCCACATTATATTCTGCATcgagaaataaaattaagaaactaaGAGAATgacaatgtaaatataaaaagttCAGTACTTAGATTTCAGAGTTTAGAAATATTGTGCCATGAAATTAtttgataaacaagattatattccTGTTTTTTCACTGATAACAtagattaaattattttaacttattattgttactattatttagGCACCTTATTGTATTAGAATCAGtatttttggtttaaaaagaGTTGTATTCCCAtgaaggtaattttattttttaaaaatatattgcctCCTGCCATTATTCTGAGTGTCTCTGCAAAGCCTACTCGGCAAACAGTCACAGAAGCTATTCTGAtagcaccatttattttaaaaatctaccttCTGAGATTTTTTGGAGTCGTGACAACATCTGGGCCAATTTTTGCTGCCGTTCAGCCAACTCCCCACGACCACTGAAATCCACTCGGAAAAGTGCCATTATTGAATCAATGATCTGTGCAGGATTAACgtaaaaataaatatgcatttggaaatggaaagaaaaagttaATTTGAATTGGAATCAACAGAAGAAAGATAACATGCTGAATAGCTCTAGGAGTGAACAATATTTAAAAGCCTGTACCAATAGCTTGAAGATGCCAGCTTCTTCATGGAACTTTGCTGCTACATAATCAAGTAGCTCCATCTGATGTTCACCTGGTGGGAGATGCAGTGAGAAAATGTTATAAAACCTAGAAGAAGCAGAGGCTAAGATCATGTAAGTTCTTGGGAGTCAGGCAAAAGAAAGTCCTTGAagaattttctaaataatttatgacTATTAAATATGATTTCATATTCCACTTTAGCATATATACCAAATGCTGCCTTATCACAAAAGAATGTTACTCTCCATTTCAAAGacaaagaataagaaataatTTGAGGGCATTTCTATCTAATGACTTGCCAGATGATAAAGTTTGTGTACTGACTAAATAAATTTGgagaaaagtaaaagagaaaaagaatagtgTCAAAATGTTGTATCACTCAAATAATAAATCAGTGCTGCCAACCTTAACACAGCCCAAGCACCCAATTGCATAGGGCTCTTACTAGTATATGCACGTGCATAAAGTACATTGTCCAAGACTGCATCGTGGTCTACATTGAAGCGATCAGCAATGTCCCGAAGGCGATCTGGACGGCTGGGGTATGTCAAGATTAAGGATCCAATAAATCAGTTCCAAAAGGTTTAGACAACAACTACAAAAAATAATACTGTGGGTAAGTATTTTAAAGAGAGGCAAAACAATGTACCTGTAAAGGTATTCTGGAGGATGCTAATAATCACTTAAAATCtatatcagattttatttttcataagtgCCTCAATTAATGAATACCTTAGGTAGTGATAACAGTGATAGAAATGAGACAGCAGTAAATTTAAATACTAAGTTATCTGATCTAAACAATAACCTTGGAAGCTAGTTGTTATGGCCtatataacttttacaaatgaggacactgaCAAACAGGGATTAGGCAAATGACTCAGGATTATGCAGCAAATCAGTTACAAGAGAGAAACTAGAAACTAAGATTTGTGAATCTCTTTTGTTCTCAGTTCTATAAAAATAGATCTATTCTAGGAAGATAATATCACTGAATTATAATTCAAGTCACTTCAAAGTGAATTAATTCACTCTCTTCATATTCCTCACTTGTTCGATATGAAATAGTTTAATATACTACTATATACAATGTGTTACCAACAAATGATAAATTTGACTGCATGAACAAAAGGGTCAAAAAAGTAACTTCAAGGATCCAGAAGGGAATTATTAACATATGTTccttggtttattttagggtttaaAATCCACCGTCTTCTACATGAGTTTTGTTAGCATTCTGAAATTAGTAAATTCATAAGGAGGCAAATTCAGTGTACCTGCAAAGGTATTCTGGAAGATGCTAATAATCACTTACTCTATCTAAACTATAAAGgagtaataaacatttttttaggtCTTTGGTGATCTCAACAATATGTCTACAGTATTCTCTAAAGTGCAGTGAGACAAAATCAAGTGCGTGTCTGCAGTCTCAGTGCACACTGTTTACAGTGTTTGTAAATACTGATCGTACAATAAGTAACTGTAAAGCAGGGACCATTTATTATAATCGTATTTGTGACACTTGCTACtagttcaataaatgttgaattgaATTGTCTTTAGGTTTCCCCAGCCATTTATATCCTAAAGCACTATATATGTTTTCTTCAGAGCTTCAGTGACAGTCACTAAAAATCTTCCATTGCTGCTGGGTATACCCAGTAGATTTTTTTTGTGAACAAGTCAAAGAAGACAAGGAATTGGAAGaggcaataaaaatgtttttcgtTACGTCAGTTTTTACAAAACTGGGTTACTATGCGACCAGGAGTGTAAAAGTTGGGCTTATGCCAAAGGGAGGTTCAACTCAatctacaaatatttatcaacTGATTACCATATGGAATTGATTACCATATTAACCAATCACCAGTGCAAGGCACTGTGGAGGATATAAAGAGTCATAAGACAATCTATGCCATAGGTAAGCGTAAAAGATAATTATATAgacaaaatataaacatataaaaataaaaatactaagaaaGCAGTACACATGTAagagacacagaaagcagaacattCCACTGGGGCCCTTGCACGTCCTTACTCCTCCCAGTTGTTCCTCCCTACTCCCTCTTGCATATGATCTGGCTCCTAACCGTTTCTTTCTACCATTCTTGATAAAATCCAAATTGCCCAAACAGTGGCAGCTATTCTGCAGAAACAATTCCTCCTTCTCCAAGAACCATCCTTAATCAATTGTTTCTGAAAGTAGCTGAACTCCAACTGAGCTCCCCTTGCTACAGCCCTATTGTTAAAGAATGTCCTCAGAACCTGGTATCTCCTCAAACTACCATATTTCTTCTTCTGTTCATTGGTTAAATACACACTGCTTCTATTCCTTACTGTCTATTTGCAACACATTTCCATCATCTTCCTTTATTGCAAATGGTCTCTTGGACTGCTAATTGCCAACCTCAGTGATCCTCAGTTtgcagcttctctctctctctgtggaaCATTGCTGACTACCCTTTTCTTCTTGAAACTTCCCTTATGCTTGGCGTCCACAACCAGATTTCCTCCTACTTTGTCTATCTCTATGCATTCCTCTTTTTAGTCTCTCTTCCTAGACATAGGTACACCCCAAAGTTATGTTCTCAGTTCTCTTCTAAGTTCTCTTGCCCTCTTGGCTATTTCATCCATAACTTTGGCCTTACCCCTTTCTCAAGCTGAGTCTAACGTTTCCAACTGCCATGTGGATGTCCTCCTGTACATCATATTCAAAATCTTAAAATGAAACATCACCTTTTCTCTGCAACATGATCTTCCCAACTCTGTCATCATTATTCTCCAACTATCTAGACAAAGAAACCTAAGTGATTTCTCAAACCTCTTTCCTTTGTCTACCAAATACAGTCATCAAGTTTCATTGCCTGCCTGGAATATTGCAAAAGTATACAGTTTACACCCATCATCCAGCTTCAAGTTCCTTCATGTCTAAACTTTCCATCCTTGCATTCTGGAataattacacttcaattaaactGCAATTCTTTTTGTTACTCAAACTTTCCTTCTGAGTTTTTGTTCAATTCATACCTTTCCCTTTATTTGAGACCATGACTTtgagtaaatcaataaatattctaACCATTAAGTAAAATCTTTCAAGAATTAAgaggattaaaaacaaataagatATAATTTCCTCTGAAGTATTTCTTTTGTCAATTTTACACCAAACCCAATTGGAgaagtgaaatttttttaaacaaaaagtgaTCTGAGACTTGACTAGCAACTGTTTCCCCTTGGCTTTTCTCATTATTGCTGGTTTACAGGATTATTACAAAAATGATGTATTTCAAACAAATTCTCTTTTATAGTAACAGTACTATACCACAGTATTATGTTAGCAACTTGTTtaaataaaagggatacaaagTATTTTCTGTATCAATGAAGATAATCTTTCCTCCTGAGTAGCCACCTGCTCCTGGAAGTTGAGCTGTCACTAGGAagcaattaaaatataattaacattaataGAAGTGAATAACTTTGTACAAAAGAGTATATAAGTTAACATGGGATTTACACTGTTTGCAACTTTGGCCAATGTAACAAAGAATAATGATTCCTTTAGTTTCTAAACAGtgtgatatattttatattatgagcTAGTTATAAAATTATAAGTATTCTGTTGGCATAGTAGTAATTCAACAAAGAATGTCAGTATCTTTCACAATAGGAGATAGTCATAAATTTAGCTCTCCTAAAGAACAGAAGtagaatttaaatattattaactTTCTTCCTATAAGAAATAATCACGAATATAACTTTGGCTATATAACTCACTTAAGTAAACTTTCAATTAATGCATgtcaaattttttaatttattttgtttataggtAGTAGTAGTTAATACTAAGGACTTATTTTATATTAGGTACCtgcattgtttcatttatttttcaaaataacccTAAATTTGGCACTATCATTCCTATTTTACTGGTAGGGAAAATCTGAAAAGGTGAagctacttgcccaaggtcacacagctataaaTGGTAGAGCCAAGGCTGGAGCTGATATTTTGATTCCAGAATCTGCTTATTAACCACTTTTCCATGCTCCTTCTATTTAGGTCAAAGAAATGCAGTGTAATATCTTTGGACAAAAGGaggttatttttgcttattttgttttagaaacatttattttaagtcttttttagGTCTAACCTTATACTATGGAAAGTAAGAGGTTCTAGGTGATGATAGATTCTGCGATATTCTTAtaaataggatatagaatagacgGAACAGGAAAAATCGAGACCATTAATGAATGCCTCCTTCCACTAACACATTCATATACCCATTTACCTCCTCCTTATTTCATTCAGGTGTTCGGAGTGCAGCACATACATCACCTAAAGCATCACATATTCAAAGGCACAGCTCTGGTTACATAAATATAACCTCTCTGAGTTTTAGTTTCCTTGCAAATTTATTCAGATTACATGAGATTATGTAAAGTACCAGGCACAAAGTGGATTAGTAAGTGATagctatgattattattattactgtaatCATTGTTATTATATATCCTTACCACAGAGGGTATGAGAGAGTTGGGTTTTTCCAGTTCGAAATTCTgtgaaacacagaaaaaaaatagttaatttttagatat
The Vicugna pacos chromosome 12, VicPac4, whole genome shotgun sequence DNA segment above includes these coding regions:
- the DMC1 gene encoding meiotic recombination protein DMC1/LIM15 homolog isoform X2, with the protein product MKEDQVVMEEPGFQDEEESLFQDIDLLQKHGIEPGFLTAFEYSEKRKMVFHITTGSQEFDKLLGGGIESMAITEAFGEFRTGKTQLSHTLCVTAQLPGAGGYSGGKIIFIDTENTFRPDRLRDIADRFNVDHDAVLDNVLYARAYTSEHQMELLDYVAAKFHEEAGIFKLLIIDSIMALFRVDFSGRGELAERQQKLAQMLSRLQKISEEYNVAVFVTNQMTADPGATMTFQADPKKPIGGHILAHASTTRISLRKGRGELRIAKIYDSPEMPENEATFAITAGGIGDAKE